Part of the Quadrisphaera sp. DSM 44207 genome, CGGGGGCCGGCTCCGCGGCGTCCTCGGCCGCCTCGGCCGGGGGCGCCGGCAGCACGAGCACCTGCCCGGGTCGGATGCGGCGGGGGTCGGGCAGGGCGTTGGCGGCGGCGATGTCGGCCACCGAGGTCCCGGTGCGGGCGGCGATGTCGTAGAGGGTGTCGCCGGGGCGCACGGTGTGCGTGGCGGGCGCTCCCTCCGCGGCGGAGGCGGACGCCGTCACGGTCGCGGTCAGCAGCGCGCAGGCGCCCACCGCGGCGGCCGCGGCGGCCAGGCCGCGGTCGCGCCGGAGGCGAATGCGGGGGCGGGGGTGCGGGCGAGGACGGTCCGGGAACGGCATGGCGGGCGCTCCTGCGGGTCGGCGGTGTGCGGTCCGGTGCTCTCGCGCCCGCGGGCGGCGGACGTCGGGCGACCGGTGCGTCGCACCGCCCGTTCCGGCGGGAGCCGTGACTCACCGTGGTGCAGGACGACGGACCCGGCAAGGTCGACCTGCGCACCCGGCAGACTCCTGCGCTCCGGCCCGGGAGCGCGCCACCAGGACCCTGACGACCGCGCTCCCGGAGCCGGCGCCCGGCCGCGGGCCTCAGCCGAAGCGGGCCATGAGGGTCTGGACGTTGGCGACGTAGCGGCGCGTGTCGGGGTACATCCCGTTGCGGCGCACCCCCGCGAGGCCCTGGTAGTAGCCGGCGATGGCGGTCGCCCGGTCGGAGGCGCTGCGCTGCAGCGAGCGCAGGATGGCGACGCCGGCCGTGGCGTTGTCCTCCGGGTCCAGCAGGTCCAGGTCCCGCCCGACCAGGGACGACGCCCACGCCCCGGAGGAGGGGATGACCTGCATGACGCCGACGGCGTTGGCCGGGGAGACCGCCCGCATGTCGAACCCGGACTCCTGATGCGCGACGGCGAGCGCGAGCGCGGGGTCCACGCCCATGGTGCGGGCGGTGCGCGCGACGATGCGCTGCATCTCCGCGCGGCCGGGCACCGCCCGCGCCGCCAGGGCGTCGCGGTTGATCGCCGCCGCGGTCGTGACCCCGGGGGCGTAGCTGCGCCCGGCGAAGGAGGTCGGCATGGGGGTCGAGGGCGCGGACGGCGCGGACGGCGCGGACGGCGCCGCGGTGGCCGTGCCGCGGGCCGGGACGGTGAGCACCTGGCCCGGGCGGATGACCGAGGACGCGGTCAGCCCGTTGGCGGCGAGCACCGCGGCGACCGGCACCCCGGCGCGGGCGGCGATGGAGCTGACGGTGTCGCCGGGGGCGACGGGAGCGCTCGTCACCGGTGCGCCGGCGGCGCCGGGCCGCGGCGCGGGGGAGCCCGCCGGGACGGCCAGGCGCTGCCCGGCGCGGATGCGCCCGGGGTCGGCGAGGCCGTTGGCGCGGGCGAGGGCGGCGGTGGTGGTGCCGGTGCGCGCGGCGATGTGGCTGAGGGTGTCGCCCGGCTGCACGGTGTACGCGGCGGCAGCGGGCGCGGCCGGCGCGCTCGCGGGCCGGGCCGCGGCGGAGGGCACGGTCAGGCGCTGCCCGGCGCGGATGCGCCCGGGGTCGACGAGGCCGTTCGCGCGGGCGAGGGCGGCGGTGGTGGTGCCGGTGCGCTCCGCGATGTGGCCGAGGGTGTCGCCGGAGCGCACGGTGTGGTCGGTGTGCGCGGCGGCGGGAGCGGCGCCGACGGCGGGCAGCACGGCGCCGAGGGTGGCGGCCACGCCGAGGGAGACCGCGGGCCGCCGCACGTGCCGGGCGCGGGCGCGCCGCGCGGTCGGGGGAGGAGGGACCTGAGCGGGCATCGGGGAGCTCTCCTGCGGGTCGGCTGTCGTGCGGGGCGGCTGTCGTGCGGGTCGGCTGTCGTGCGTGATCGGTGGTGCGGACGCCGGGACGTCCGGTTCATCCCCTCCTTCGGCCGCACGGGCCGGCCCCTTGAGCCGATCGGGTGCCGGCAGTGGCAGGCTCTTGCGGGTGAGCGAGGACCTGGACCAGCTCGAGGCCCTGGTCGGGCCGGACGACGCGTGGCTGACCGTCCCGGACGTCGCGGCGGCCCTGGGCACCGACGTCAGCCGCGTGCGGCGCATGCTCGACGAGCGCCAGCTGCTCGGCGTCCGGACCGGCCGGCCGCGGGTGCTGCGGGTGCCGCGCGTGCTCGTCGAGCCCGAGCCGCTGGTCAGCCTGCCCGGCACGCTGACCGTGCTGGCGGACGCCCGCTACTCCGACGAGGAGGCGCTGCGCTGGCTGTTCACCCCGGACGACGCGCTGGGTGACACCCCGGTGGGCGCGCTGCGCGCCGGCCGCATCGCGCCGGTGCGCCGCCGCGCGCAGGTCCTCGGCTTCTGAGCCGGTGCTGCGTCGGCGGTTCCTCGCGCTGGGTGCCTGCGCCGTGGCGGGGGCGCTGGGCGGCTGCACGCGCGCCGGCGGCTCGGGGTCGGGCGCCGCGGGCGGCGGCGCGGGGCCGGCGGCGCTGAGCGCGCGACCGCAGGCGGGCTCGAAGACGGGCTCGGCGGCGCCGCTGCCGGAGCCCGGCACGCGCCCCCTCGGGGTCGCCGCCGACCGCGACGCCCTCCTGCACGTGCCGGAGGGCCTGCCGGCCGGCGCGCCGGTGCCCCTGGTGGTGGTGCTGCACGGCGCCGGCGGCGACGCCGAGGCGGGCCTGGCCGTGCTGCGCGCCCCCGCGGACGAGCACGGCCTTGTCCTCCTCGCCCCCGCCTCCCGCGGCTCGACGTGGGACGCCGTCCTCGGCGCCTACGGGCCGGACGTCGAGGTCGTCGAGCGGGCCCTGTCGGAGGTGTTCGCCGCGGTCCCCGTCGACGCCCAGCGCGTCGGCGTCGCCGGCTTCTCCGACGGCGCCTCGTACGCGCTGGGCCTGGGCCTGGCCAACAGCGACCTGTTCTCCTCGGTCGTCGCGCTCTCGCCGGGGTTCGTGCCGCGCGCCGCAGCGGGAGGGCGGCCGCGGGTCTTCGTCGCGCACGGCGTGCACGACGAGGTGCTGCCGATCGGCTCGACCAGCCGGCGCATCGTCCCCGACCTGCGCGAGGACGGCTACGACGTCACCCACCGCGAGTTCGACGGCGGCCACGTGGTGCCGCCGGAGGTCGCGCAGGAGGCGGTGGCCTGGCTCGGCCGGGACGGTACGGGCTGAGCGGGTCAGGCGGCCCCGTGCCGGGACAGCCACGCGTGGGGAGCGGCGACGACGGCGACGTTGACGTCGACGGCCTGCAGGACCTGCTCGACGGCGTAGCCCAGGAACGGCTCCCCCGACCCGCCGGCGCGCAGGTCCGTGCCGAGCACGACGAGGTCCGGCTGCTCCTCCTCGACCAGCCGGATGATCTCGGCGGCGGGGTTCGACCCGTGCAGCAGGACCACCTGGGGGTCGGCGCCGAGCCGGACGGCGAGGTCGCGGGCGCGGGCGAGCACCTGGTGCCCGAGGCCGTCGTAGGAGCGGGCCAGCCGGGCGGGGCCCTCCGCCCCGCTCCGGTCGGCGCCGCCGCCGCTCCCGGCGGCAGCGGCGCCGACCGGCGCGGCGGAGCCGAGGGGGGCACCGTCCGCGGCGGGCGGGGCCACGTGCGCGATGACCAGCTCAGCACCGCCGTGCGCGGCCGCGCTGAACCCGACCTCCTGGGCGAGCCGGTTCGGCACGGTGCCGACCACGGGCACGAGGACTCGCGAGAAGCCCGTCATCGCGCCGAGGCGGGCGAACTGCCCGCTGCGCACGACCAGGACGGGCAGGTCGCTGCGGTCGAGGAGCTCGTCGGTCAGGGCCGACATGAAGGCGCCCTCGTCGACGCCCTCGTGAGCGCCGATGCCGACGGCGCCGTAGCCCAGGCGCACCTGGCGGTGGACGGCGTCCGCGGGGGTCAGCCCGCCGACCGCGCTCACGACCTCCACGCGGCGCCGGGTGAAGACCTCCGCGATCGGGCGGGTGGCCGGCTCGCCGGCGGTGCCCACGCCCAGCACCGTGGCGGGGGTGCCGGCCGGCCACGCCAGGTCGAGGACCTTCGCGGCCAGCAGCGACTCGGCGGGCCGCTCGACGGGCACGAGCACCGGCTCGGGGCGCACGAGGAGGTTGCCGCGCAGGGTCTCCTCCTCCTCGAGGCGGCGCTGCTCCTCCTCGGTGCCCTGCCAGCGGCGGGCGACCGCCCGCAGCAGCGGCGGCGCCGCCATCGACGTCGCGATGGCCATGATCACCACCGCGGTGTAGCTGCTGGCGGTGAGGATGCCCAGAGAGAGCCCGACGGTGGCGATGACGATCTCCAGGGCCCCGCGCGCGTTCAGGCCCGCGCCCAGGGCGAAGCACTCCGCGCGGCCGAGGCCGGCGATCCGCCCGCCCGCGTACGCGCCGAGGAACTTGCCGGCGCTGGCCACGAGGACGACGACGAGCGCCCACAGCACGACCACGGGGTCGGTCAGCAGGCCGAGGTCGACCCGCAGGCCGGCGACGGCGAAGAACAGCGGGGCGAACACCGCGCCCGTCACGTGCTCCAGGACGCCGGCCACCCGGGTGTCCTGGTAGCGGGAGCGGCTGATGACGACGCCCGCGACGAACGCGCCCAGCACGGCCTCCACGCCGAGGGCCTGCGTGACCGCGCCGGCGGTCAGGGTGGCCACCACGACGACGGTCACGGCCGCGGAGACCCCGCCCTCGCGCCGGCGCACCGCGCGCAGCGCCGCGTCCACCGCGCGCTGCCCGAGGGTGAAGGCGATGCCGATGAAGGCCGCCATGCCCCCGACGGTGAGCAGGAGGCGGTCGACCTCCACCGACCCGGTGCGCGCCAGGCTGGCGATGGCGCCCAGCAGCAGCCAGCCGATGAGGTCGTTGGCCATGCCCGCGGCGATGGTCAGCTGGCCGAAGTTGCGCCGGGTCAGGCCCAGCTCGGAGAGGATCCGGGCGATGACCGGCAGCGAGGAGATGCTCAGCGCGGTCGCGAGGAACAGCGCGAAGACGGTGCGCTGCGCGTCCTCGCCGACGAAGCCGTCCGGCACCAGGTAGCCGGTGCCGAGGCCGAACGCGAAGGGCACGAGGATGCTGCCCGCGGTGACCGCCGCGGCCGCCCGCCCGAGCTGGCGGACCAGGCCGAGGTCGGTCTCGAACCCGGTCAGCAGCAGCAGGAGCAGGACGCCGACCCAGCCGACCACCTGGAGCATCGCCGACTGCGCCGGGTCCGCGGGGAAGAGCCACTGCGCGCCCTCGGGCCACACGCTGCCCAGCAGGGTCGGCCCGAGCAGGACGCCCGCCGCGATCTCCCCCACGACGCTGGGCTGGCCGACGCGCACCATCAGCGCGCCCAGGGCCCGGGCGAGGGCGAGGAGGACCACGAACTGCACGAAGAAGACGAGCAGCGCGTGCTCCTCGATCGGGACGACCTGCACCTGGGCTCCTACCGCGTCGGCGCCCCGGGAACCGCCGCCCGGGGTCGGCCCGCACTACCCGGGCGCGCCGGCTCCACGCGCCGGAGTCGGTCGCGTGCTACCGGTGCCGCTGACGGCGGGCCGCGCGGGCGCGCACCAGCGCCGGGCCGGCCACGGCGAGGCGGCGCGGCAGGGAGACCGCGACCCGCCGGTGCAGCACCTGGTGCTCGGCCCGCTCCACCGCGCCCAGGATCCCGCCGTACAGCTCGTAGGCGCACCGGATGGCGTCGCGGCTGGTCGGGTGCAGCATCGCGATGCCGGGCTCGGCCTGTCGGTACAGCTCCCGGGTGCGCGCGACCTCGGCGCGCAGCAGCTCGACCACCGCGGGCGGTGCGTGCCCGCTGCGGCGGGCGGCGAGCAGGTCCTCGCGCGTGACGCCCGCGGCGGCGAGGTCCTCGGCCGGCAGGTACACGCGCCCGCGCTCGAGGTCCTCCCCGACGTCGCGGATGAAGTTCGACATCTGGAACGCCTCGCCCAGGCGCTGCGCGCGCACCGCGGCCTCCGCCTCCAGGCCGGGCAGCGGCTCGAGCACGGGCAGCATCTGCAGCCCGATCACCGACGCCGACCCGTACATGTACCCCTCGAGGTCGGCGTAGGTGGCGTAGCCGGTCCGCGTGATGTCCATGCGCATCGAGGCCAGGAACGCCTCGACGTGCCCGGGCGGGATCTCCCACCGCCGCACGGTGGCGAGCATCGCCCGCCCGACCGGGTCGGCCGGCTCCCCGGAGCGCAGCGCCGCGAGGAAGCCCGCGCCCCAGTCCACCAGCGCCCGGGGGTCGGGGGAGGTGAGGGAGTCGACGAACTCGTCGGCGTAGCGGGCGAAGCCGTACAGCGCCCACACCCACGGCCGCTTGGCCGGGGGCAGCAGCGCCGTGGCGAGGAAGTACGTGCGCCCGTGCTCGGCGTGCAGGGCCCGGCAGACCAGCAGGTCCTCGCGCAGCCGGGCGTCGGTGATCCCCGCGGCGTCCAGGCTGCCCGCGCCGGCCGGGCGCCGCCGCCGCAGCCCGGGCGCCGCCGTCACCGCCACGTCACCGCCACGTCACCGCCACGGGCGCGTCACCGCCACGCGCGCGAGCGGTAGGCGCGGTCGCGGCCCGTGATGCGCTCGGCCGCCAGGCGCCCGGAGACCAGCACCATCGGCACCCCCACGCCCGGCTGCGTGCCGGAGCCGGTGAAGACGACGTTCTCCCCCCACAGGTTGCCCGGGCGGAAGGGGCCGGTCTGGCCGAAGGTGTGCGAGGAGGCGAACGGCGCGCCGTCCGCCATGCCCCGCGCCCGCCAGTCCAGCGGCGTCGTCACGTGCTCGACCTCGATCCCGTCCCCGAAGCCGGGGTACCCGCGCCGCTCGAGCGTGGTGACCACGTGCTCGCGGTACCCGCCGGCGATGCGCTCCCAGTCGACGCCGGAGCGGGCCCCGGCGGACAGGCTCGGGGTGGGGAAGAGGACGTAGTACACGTGCCGGCCGGGCGGCGCGAGCTCCGGGTCGGAGAGGGTGGGGGTGGAGACGAGCACGCTGGGGTCGCTCATCAGCCGGCCCCCGGTCAGCTCCTCGAAGACCTCCCGCCAGGCCCGCCCGAACAGGATCGTGTGGTGGGCGTTGTCCGGCCAGCTCGCCCGCGAGCCCGCGAGCATCAGGTAGCACGACGGCGAGTACGTCAGGCGGCGCAGGCGGCGCGGCTGCACCCCCAGCAGCTCGGTGTAGGCGACCGGCAGGTCGGGGTTGAGCACGACGGCGTCGCACGCCACGCGCTCGCCGTCCGCGGTGACGACGGCGCTCGCGCGGCCGCCGGAGTGCTCCACGCGCACCACCTCGGCGCCGTAGCGGAACTCCACCCCGTGCGCGGCGGCCGCCGCCGCCATCGCCGAGGGCAGCGCGTGGATGCCGCCGCGCGGGAAGAACACCCCCGCCACGGAGTCCATGTAGGCGATCACCGCGTAGATCGCCAGGGCGTCGTAGGGGGAGAGCCCGGCGTACAGGGACTGGAAGGAGAACACCCGCTGGGTGCGCTCGTCCTTGAGGAACTGCTGCACGACCGGCGCCAGGCGCCGGAAGCCGCCGGCGGCGACCAGGCGGGCGAGGTCCGGGCTCAGCAGGTCCGCCGGGGTGTCGATGTTGCGGTCGATGAAGTGCCGCATCTCGTAGCGGTACAGGCGCGAGACGTACTCGACGAAGCGGCGGTAGCCGTCGGCCTCGGCGGGCCCGCACACGGCGGAGATCTCCGCGGCCATCGCCTCCGGGTCGGCGTGGACGTCCAGGTGGGAGCCGTCGGCGTAGCGCGCGCGGTACAGCGGCGAGACCGGCTCCAGCTCCAGCCAGTCGGTCATGTCCTCGCCGAGCGCGTCGAAGCAGTCGGCCACGAGGTCCGGCATCGTCAGCACGGTCGGCCCGGTGTCGAACCGGTACGCGCCGCCGTCCACGGGGGTGGTGATCCGCCCGGCGCGCCCGCCCGGGAGCTCCTCGCGCTCGAGCACCGTCACGCGGCGGCCGGCGCCGGCCAGGCGCATCGCCGCCGACAGGCCCGCCAGGCCGGCGCCGACGACGACGACGTGGTCGGTGGGCCCGGTGACCGCCCGCGAGCGCCCGGGCAGGACGGCGTCCACGGCGCGCCGCAGCGCCAGCGCCGAGGGGGCCGCGGGGGCGGCCGTGCGCGCGCTCACGCGGCCCTCGTCGTGGCGGCGTCGACCAGGCCGTCGAGGACCGCGCGCGCCGCCTCGTCCACCGGAGCCCGCGACAGGGCCTCCCGGCTGCGCTCGACCCCGTCGACGATCATCGCCTCCACGCGCAGGAGGGCGCCGGTGTCGACGACGACCTCCCGCAGCCGCGCCACGCCCCCGTCGTCCAGGGCGGGGTCGCCGAGCAGGCGGCGCACCGCGGCGGCCTGGGAGGGCGTGGCCCGCTGCAGGGCGAGGGCGATGAGCACCGTGCGCTTGCCCTCGCGCAGGTCGTCCCCGGCCGGCTTGCCCGTCTGCTCCGGGTCGCCGAAGACGCCGAGGACGTCGTCGCGCAGCTGGAACGCCTCGCCCAGCGCCAGCCCGTACGCGGAGTACGCGGCCACGAGCTCCGGCTCGGCGCCGGCGAGCGCGGCTCCGAGCAGCAGGGGGTGCTCGACGGTGTACTTGGCGCTCTTGAAGCGGATCACCCGGCGCGCGCGGTCCACGGCCTCCTGCGCCGCGGCGTCCTCGGCGGCGGCGCCCGAGCCGGTGGAGGAGGGCAGCACCTGCGCGAGCATGTCGAGGTACTGCCCGCCCATCAGCTGCGTGCGCATCCGGTCGAAGACCGGCCGGGCCCGCGCCAGCGCCCCGGCGGGCAGGCCCGCGCCGTCGAGCACCTCGTCGCTCCAGCTCAGGCACAGGTCGCCCGCGAGGATCGCGCCCGCGGAACCGAAGCTCTCCGCGTTCCCGCTCCAGGCGCTGCCGCGGTGCAGGGCGGCGAACTGCCGGTGCACGGCCGGCATGCCGCGGCGGGTGTCCGAGGCGTCCATGACGTCGTCGTGGATGAGGGCGGCGGCCTGGAAGAGCTCCAGCGCGGCGGCGGCCCGCACCACCGCCTCCTCGGCTGCGCCCCCGTCGCCGTCCCGATCGCCGTCGGCGCCGCCGGGGCCGCGGGCGCCGCGCCAGCCCCAGTAGCAGAACGCCGGGCGCAGCCGCTTGCCGCCGGCGACCAGGCGCGCGACCGCGTCCACCAGCGCCGCGCAGTCCGGGGAGACCTCCGCCAGGACGTCGGCCTGGTGGGCCAGGACGTCCTCGAGGACGCCCTGCACCCGGGCCCGCAGCTCGTCGGCGTCCGTGGCCGTCGCGGCGATCACGGGGGAAGCCTAAGCACCCGCGCCCCGGGCGGCCCACCTACGCTCGCGCGGGTGGGAGCACGGGGAGGAGGCGGTCGTCGGGACGCGGCGCGGCGCGAGGAGCACCTGCGCCGCTGGTCGCAGGCGCACGGCGGGCTGGAGCCGTCCCCGGGGCCCGTGCGCTGGTGGCTGGAGGGGGTGCGCCGGGTCGCCGAGCCCCTGGTGCGCGCGCGCACCAGCCCCGACGCCCTGACGGCGGCAGGCCTGGTCCTGGCCCTGGCGGCGCTGTGGCCGGCGGCGCAGGGCGGGCGCGCGGCGCTGCTCGTGCCGGTGCTCCTCGCGGCCTCCGCGCTCGCGGACGGGCTCGACGGCGCCGTCGCCGTCCTGTCCGGGCGGGCCAGCCGGCGCGGCGCCGTCCTCGACGCCGTCGCCGACCGGGTCGCCGACGCGGCGGGCCTGGCCGTGCTGTGGCTGCTGGGGGCCCCGGCGACCCCGGTGCTGGTCGCGGCGGGCGCGGGCGCGCTGCACGAGTACGCCCGCGCCCGCGCGCAGGCCGAGGGCATGGCCGGGGCGGGGGCGATCACCGTCTCCGAGCGCCCCACGCGCGTGGCCGTGGCGGCCCTGTTCCCCCTCGGGTGCGGACTGCACCCGCCCGTGGCGGCGCCGTGGGCGACGGGAGGGGCGGTGGCCGCGGCGGTGCTGGCCCTGGCCGGGCTGGCGCAGCTGCTGCGCGCGGTGCACCGGCAGCTGGGCCCGCCGCCGGCACAACCGTGAGCACCGCCGGCGCGGTCGCGAGCCGCCGGCTCAGGCGGTCAGGCCCAGCGTCCTCGCCGTCTCCGAGCGGACCTCCTCGGCCAGCGCCGGGTCGTCGGACAGCCTGCGCCCGTAGGAGGGCACGAACTCCTGCACCCGCGGGCGCCAGCGGTCGACGTCGGCGGGGAAGCACCGCTCGAGCAGCGTGAGCATCGCCGAGACGGCAGTCGAGGCGCCGGGGGAGGCGCCGAGCAGGCCGCCGATGGTGCCCTCGGCGCCGACGACGAGCTCGGTGCCGAACTCCAGCTTGCCGCGCCCCCGGGCGTCCCGCTTGATCACCTGCACCCGCTGCCCGGCGGTGATCAGCTCCCAGTCGCCGCCGTCCACGGTCGGGACGAACTCCTCCAGGGCGCGCAGGCGGGCGCTGCGGGACTGCAGCACCTGCCCGATCAGGTAGCGCGTCAGGACCAGCTCGCTGCGCCCGACGCCCAGCAGGGAGGAGAGGTTGTGCGCCTTCACCGAGCGCGCCAGGTCCAGGACCGAGCCGTTCTTGAGGAACTTGGGGCTGAACCCGGCGTACGGGCCGAACATCAGCGACTGCTCGCCGTCGATGAGGCGCAGGTCCAGGTGGGGCACCGACATCGGCGGCGCGCCGACCTTCGCCTGGCCGTAGGCCTTCGCCTGGTGGCGCGCGACCAGCTCCGGGTCGCGGGTGCGCAGGAACTGCCCGCTGACCGGGAAGCCGCCGTACCCGCGGATCTCGGGGATGCCCGCGGCCTGCAGCAGGGCCAGGGCCCCGCCGCCGGCGCCGACGAAGACGAACCTCGCCGTGGCGCTGCGGCGCTCGCCGGTGGTGACGTCCTGGACGTCGACGCGCCAGCGCCCGTCGGGCTGGCGCCGCAGCCGGCGCACCTTCGTGCCCAGGCCGAGCTGCACCCCGCGCCGCTGGGCGGTGTCGAGCAGCAGGCGGGTCAGGGCGCCGAAGTTGACGTCCGTGCCGGCGTCCGAGCGGGTGGCGGCCACCGGCTGCCCGCGGTCGCGCCCGTCCATCATCAGCGGCAGCCACTGCGCGAGGACGTCCGGGTCCTCGGTGTGCTGCAGGCCGGCGAACAGCGGCTGCGGCGCCAGCGCCTGGTAGCGGGCGCGCATGTAGCGCTGCCCGTCGGTGCCGGTGACGAAGCTGATGTGCGGCACCGAGGTGATGAAGTCGCGCGGGGAGGGCGTCAGGCCCGCGCGCACGAGGGAGGACCAGAACTGGCGCGAGACCTGGAACTGCTCGTTGATGCCGACCGCGCGCGCGGGGTCGACCGTGCCGTCGGGCCGCGCCGGCGTGTAGTTCAGCTCGCACAGGGCCGCGTGCCCGGTGCCGGCGTTGTTCCAGGCGTTCGAGCTCTCCTCGCCCACGGCGGGCGCGGCCTCGAAGACCTCCACGGTCCAGTCCGGCTCGAGCAGGCCGAGCAGCGCCCCGAGGGTCGCGCTCATGATGCCGCCGCCGACGAGGACGACGTCGGGGGACGTGGCGCGGGAACTGGTCAGGGCGTGCTCCCCGGTCGTGGGCTGGCGCGACGGTCGGGGTCACCGACGTCGGTGGTGCCGCCATTGTCGCCCCTCCCCGCGGCGCGCGGGCGAGTGGTGGGTGGCCGGTGTGTCAGGACGACGCCGCGTCCGGGGTCGCCGTGGTGCTGACACCGGCGGGCGGGGCGCGCTCACAGCCGGCTCGTCGTGGCCTCGTCCTCCTGGCCGGCGAAGTACTTGACCAGCACCTCGGCGAAGACCGGCTCGTGCGGGACGGCGCGGGCGAACAGGGTCGTGGACGAGCGCAGCTTCGACGCGTCGACCGGGCCGAGCACCGCGGCGGCGTCGGCGCCGGGCAGGTCGGCCAGGGCGCGGGCGGCCCGGACCAGGCGCGGGCCCAGCACCGGGTGCGCGGCGTAGGCGCGGGCCTCCTCCAGGCCGGAGATCGCGTACCGCTGAGCCGTGGGGCTGCGGCCCAGGCCGGCGACCTGGGGGAGGACGAACCACATCCAGTGGCTCTCCTTGCGGCCGGCCCGCAGCTCGCGCAGCGCCCGCTCGTAGGTGCCGTCGAGCTCCTGCGCGTCGACGAAGCGCTGCAGGTCGAAGGGGTCGGTCACGGGCGGGGGGCCTTCCTGCCGGGACGCCGGGGACGTCGGGGAGCGCGGGCGGCCGGGAGGGCCTGGCGCGCAGGAGCCTCGCGCGGGGGAGCCTCGCGCGGGGGAGCCTGGCGCGCAGGAGCCTCGCGCGGCGGCGGCGCCGTCCAGTGCGCCGGGTGCTCCAGCGAGGCGGGCAGGCGCGTGGCGCCGTCCCCGCGCGCGGAGCGCACCTGCGGCGCGGTGAGGAAGAGGGCGCCGGTCAGGTCGGCGGCGCGCAGGTCCGCGCCCCGCAGGTCGGCGCCGAGCAGGTCGGCGCGGCGCAGGTCCGCCCCGCGCAGGTCCGCGCCCACCAGCAGCGCCCCGCGCAGGTCCGCGCCCCGCAGGTCCGCCGCGCGCAGCCGCGCCCCGACGAGGTCGCCGCGCGGGCGACGCCGGCCCGCGGGCGCGACCTCGGCGCGCACGAGCTCGCTGGCGCGGCGCAGCAGCGCGCCGACCTGCGCCCGGCGGGCCGGTACGTCCACCGCGAGCAGCGCGTCCGGGCCGGAGCGGGTGAGCGCGTCGACCTCCTCCAGCGCCGCGCGCAGCTCCTCGTGCACCGGGCGCGCCGCCGCCAGCGCCAGCGCCTCGTCCAGGGAGCGCATCAGCTCGTGCAGCTGGCGCACGAGGCCGAAGACGGCGAACACCTGCGGCGCCGCGCGCGGGTCCTCGCGCCAGTGCACGCCGCCGAAGACGACCTGGGTGGTCTTCTGGCCCGCTCCGAAGCAGTCGAAGGCGTCGCAGCCGGGGAAGCCGCTGCCGCGCAGGC contains:
- a CDS encoding LysM peptidoglycan-binding domain-containing protein; this translates as MPAQVPPPPTARRARARHVRRPAVSLGVAATLGAVLPAVGAAPAAAHTDHTVRSGDTLGHIAERTGTTTAALARANGLVDPGRIRAGQRLTVPSAAARPASAPAAPAAAAYTVQPGDTLSHIAARTGTTTAALARANGLADPGRIRAGQRLAVPAGSPAPRPGAAGAPVTSAPVAPGDTVSSIAARAGVPVAAVLAANGLTASSVIRPGQVLTVPARGTATAAPSAPSAPSAPSTPMPTSFAGRSYAPGVTTAAAINRDALAARAVPGRAEMQRIVARTARTMGVDPALALAVAHQESGFDMRAVSPANAVGVMQVIPSSGAWASSLVGRDLDLLDPEDNATAGVAILRSLQRSASDRATAIAGYYQGLAGVRRNGMYPDTRRYVANVQTLMARFG
- a CDS encoding Rv2175c family DNA-binding protein, translated to MSEDLDQLEALVGPDDAWLTVPDVAAALGTDVSRVRRMLDERQLLGVRTGRPRVLRVPRVLVEPEPLVSLPGTLTVLADARYSDEEALRWLFTPDDALGDTPVGALRAGRIAPVRRRAQVLGF
- a CDS encoding alpha/beta hydrolase, with amino-acid sequence MLRRRFLALGACAVAGALGGCTRAGGSGSGAAGGGAGPAALSARPQAGSKTGSAAPLPEPGTRPLGVAADRDALLHVPEGLPAGAPVPLVVVLHGAGGDAEAGLAVLRAPADEHGLVLLAPASRGSTWDAVLGAYGPDVEVVERALSEVFAAVPVDAQRVGVAGFSDGASYALGLGLANSDLFSSVVALSPGFVPRAAAGGRPRVFVAHGVHDEVLPIGSTSRRIVPDLREDGYDVTHREFDGGHVVPPEVAQEAVAWLGRDGTG
- a CDS encoding cation:proton antiporter, with translation MQVVPIEEHALLVFFVQFVVLLALARALGALMVRVGQPSVVGEIAAGVLLGPTLLGSVWPEGAQWLFPADPAQSAMLQVVGWVGVLLLLLLTGFETDLGLVRQLGRAAAAVTAGSILVPFAFGLGTGYLVPDGFVGEDAQRTVFALFLATALSISSLPVIARILSELGLTRRNFGQLTIAAGMANDLIGWLLLGAIASLARTGSVEVDRLLLTVGGMAAFIGIAFTLGQRAVDAALRAVRRREGGVSAAVTVVVVATLTAGAVTQALGVEAVLGAFVAGVVISRSRYQDTRVAGVLEHVTGAVFAPLFFAVAGLRVDLGLLTDPVVVLWALVVVLVASAGKFLGAYAGGRIAGLGRAECFALGAGLNARGALEIVIATVGLSLGILTASSYTAVVIMAIATSMAAPPLLRAVARRWQGTEEEQRRLEEEETLRGNLLVRPEPVLVPVERPAESLLAAKVLDLAWPAGTPATVLGVGTAGEPATRPIAEVFTRRRVEVVSAVGGLTPADAVHRQVRLGYGAVGIGAHEGVDEGAFMSALTDELLDRSDLPVLVVRSGQFARLGAMTGFSRVLVPVVGTVPNRLAQEVGFSAAAHGGAELVIAHVAPPAADGAPLGSAAPVGAAAAGSGGGADRSGAEGPARLARSYDGLGHQVLARARDLAVRLGADPQVVLLHGSNPAAEIIRLVEEEQPDLVVLGTDLRAGGSGEPFLGYAVEQVLQAVDVNVAVVAAPHAWLSRHGAA
- a CDS encoding phytoene/squalene synthase family protein gives rise to the protein MAVTAAPGLRRRRPAGAGSLDAAGITDARLREDLLVCRALHAEHGRTYFLATALLPPAKRPWVWALYGFARYADEFVDSLTSPDPRALVDWGAGFLAALRSGEPADPVGRAMLATVRRWEIPPGHVEAFLASMRMDITRTGYATYADLEGYMYGSASVIGLQMLPVLEPLPGLEAEAAVRAQRLGEAFQMSNFIRDVGEDLERGRVYLPAEDLAAAGVTREDLLAARRSGHAPPAVVELLRAEVARTRELYRQAEPGIAMLHPTSRDAIRCAYELYGGILGAVERAEHQVLHRRVAVSLPRRLAVAGPALVRARAARRQRHR
- the crtI gene encoding phytoene desaturase family protein, whose amino-acid sequence is MDAVLPGRSRAVTGPTDHVVVVGAGLAGLSAAMRLAGAGRRVTVLEREELPGGRAGRITTPVDGGAYRFDTGPTVLTMPDLVADCFDALGEDMTDWLELEPVSPLYRARYADGSHLDVHADPEAMAAEISAVCGPAEADGYRRFVEYVSRLYRYEMRHFIDRNIDTPADLLSPDLARLVAAGGFRRLAPVVQQFLKDERTQRVFSFQSLYAGLSPYDALAIYAVIAYMDSVAGVFFPRGGIHALPSAMAAAAAAHGVEFRYGAEVVRVEHSGGRASAVVTADGERVACDAVVLNPDLPVAYTELLGVQPRRLRRLTYSPSCYLMLAGSRASWPDNAHHTILFGRAWREVFEELTGGRLMSDPSVLVSTPTLSDPELAPPGRHVYYVLFPTPSLSAGARSGVDWERIAGGYREHVVTTLERRGYPGFGDGIEVEHVTTPLDWRARGMADGAPFASSHTFGQTGPFRPGNLWGENVVFTGSGTQPGVGVPMVLVSGRLAAERITGRDRAYRSRAWR
- a CDS encoding polyprenyl synthetase family protein, with product MIAATATDADELRARVQGVLEDVLAHQADVLAEVSPDCAALVDAVARLVAGGKRLRPAFCYWGWRGARGPGGADGDRDGDGGAAEEAVVRAAAALELFQAAALIHDDVMDASDTRRGMPAVHRQFAALHRGSAWSGNAESFGSAGAILAGDLCLSWSDEVLDGAGLPAGALARARPVFDRMRTQLMGGQYLDMLAQVLPSSTGSGAAAEDAAAQEAVDRARRVIRFKSAKYTVEHPLLLGAALAGAEPELVAAYSAYGLALGEAFQLRDDVLGVFGDPEQTGKPAGDDLREGKRTVLIALALQRATPSQAAAVRRLLGDPALDDGGVARLREVVVDTGALLRVEAMIVDGVERSREALSRAPVDEAARAVLDGLVDAATTRAA